In Euwallacea fornicatus isolate EFF26 chromosome 19, ASM4011564v1, whole genome shotgun sequence, the sequence aatcCGCTTTCATACTTCGAATTTTgtagattattttttgcacTGTGGTATAGTGGCGCACAATTTTTCCTCAATACTGTCAGAAATTTAGGAATTAAACGAACATAAAATTGTTATCTGtaaatttcttctaatttaGTGACCTTTTTGCATCCCTATAGAGTGGACCTGAATTCCTCAACActagcttcgaatttagaattttattttcgagaattttttGCACTCTGACATTGAACAAAGCCCAGATGCGTAACACTTTTCTTAGAGCTTAAGAAAATTCTCACAAACActacaattttcttaaaaatttgttatctttttttcattctttcaGAGTGCTCATAGTCCTCTTTGCTCATCTTTtctattcaaatttctcaaatccCTCTTAAGGCTCTTAACTCCGTTAGCACCTCTTCTAAGGCTCTACCCGCTCTTAAACGAACTACCTGATACGTATAGACTTCTCTTTTTCTAGAAGGGTATAAGAATAATTAACAACTTTGCACCTCAAACGCGTGTTTCAACAGAACGAGGTGACTTATGGATAACAGTTCAAAGTTTAACGAATCATTTTGTCATATTAGGGCAAACacgcgatattaattttcttaggCAAACACCCATTTCATCCGTTAATCCCCAACCCGTATGTAATAGGTTTACCCTAATCTAGGCAAACTTTTGGTAGTTTCATATCAGCTATTTAACCTGTAAATTTTGTACGTACACATTTTagataaatatgatttttactagaaaataaatctatatatttattggagattttcgaattttaactAACTTTCTCACTGACTGATCTTCTTTCTCTAGTTTTCTACTTCCTTCTTTCTTCTTTCAGGTGCCGCCTCTACACCCTCTCCTTCTTTTAACCCCACTAATCTGACTTCCAATTTCTCTAACGCTGCTCCTCAATTCAGCTTTAATATCGACTACGACCTCCCTCAGAAAGCGCAAAGACGCACCTCCTCCCAATCACCTCCGCCCAATAACCGCACTTTGATACAGACTTTAGCAAGTAGCATCCAGAATATTCCAGATAATTTCGCGAAGATGTTGGTACAGGTCCAGGATTACACTAGGAGGAATATTTGGCCCTTGGTGGAGACCTCCAGGAGATTTTCGGATTTAATTTGGATTAGGCCCAATAATTCCCTGAGGGTTAATCGAACCAAGATTAATAGTGACAGATTGCAGGAGCAGAATGTTAGTTTGAAATGGGAGTTGAGCAGGGATTCCAATGAGGTGGTTACTACAGAAGTCCCCAAATATGCTCCAACTACTTCAAGAACTGTTCAGACATCATCTACCACTGAAGAATTTTCTGCTCAATTATCTACCTTTTCCACTTCTACTTCTACTGAAGCAGATCAGTTTAAATCTAACACTGAAGAATCTTCTGCTCCTGTTTCTACTGAAACCGACAAATCCACCACTCCAGAACTGATTGAGACCTCTGAGGCTGAAGCAGCAATAACTcaaattgatgaatttttaacgactaaaaaaacctttaagaCTGACTTGCAAGAACATCCCTCAACAATTTCCCCGCAAACTAGTGCCATCTCACTTGCACCTCCTCATTCCAGGCACATTCAACGAATCCCCAAACGaggacaaaaatcaaatatcatcATTCCTCAACCTTTCACTATAATAATTGACCCCAACGACCTAACAACCACCACGACTCCGCCCCCGGTGACCACCACAGCGGCGCCCAGACCGTTCCAGAGTTTTATCCAAAAGATTCCACGTAagaaaattctggaaaagCACCACTATAAGGTTGCACGTCGCCATCCCTGGGCAAAAGACTTTAGAATAGGAGAGAAAGTGGTAAATGTGCATAGTAGGTTCGGAGGACAAGTGCGATACCGCATTGGGGCAGATGGGCGGTTTGAAGTATAGTTTCTAgtgtataaattaaattattgttgtaactttaatgttgttttatttgagATTTGGAAATTGGCTTGAATTATTGGTGAGTTTCATTGTATTTCTCAAGGAATTCCTCAAGGTCAGCCAGTTCTTTTGCTTCGTTTTGAATATGAAGTATGTGGTCCCATCTCAGCTGCTTCAGCTGCCTAATGTAGGTCTCATCAGCTGGAAAAAAGACTACATGTATTATCATCTGTTTATTGAACAGGGGAACTGGAAATTTCGTTATGAAATTGTTAAAAGCATCTATGTAGAAGATGAGGCAATATCTCTTGATAAAAGATAGAAAGACATGCGCAGTGAGAAAGCCTGACACACGACCAGATTTAAAACTACTTAACTTCAaaagttcaatattttttacattggTTACTCCTTGAACTAGAAACATTTCCTGTTCAATGCCACGTTGGTTCAGTTAATGAATTCATATTGTTTTATACGCCtctgattatttatttaaatattgcacAATTTCAGAGATTATAGAGGGTAAGGTAGGTCATAAAATAGCctaaaaatcagtggcgtcgAGATTTGACAGAAGTTTGACAATTTTTAGGAGTCAGGtttttttaactagatttttttggaaTGTCCTCCAAGTTTCACTATTCATTAATCTCAGTGGCGttcttgaaataaatttatcttctcgtgacatttttgacatttattttttgtggaatgcTGGACAGATTCGTGCAACTTACAAGGCTGCTCCCATATTTCGTTATCAGATGCCCGTTTAACCAAAGACCCATACTTTTGATTGTCCGAGGCAGTGGCATTCGCAATTAGAGAATCTGTCAATTCAACATTGGTCCGTTGATGGAGTGCAATGGTGGCGATTGCCTTGCTTGGAGTCATATCATGGCAGAACTTCAAATAGAAACCATTATTCATACTAGTTTTCAGTATACTAGTTTTCATACTCTCGTGAGTacgaaaaccatttttatgcACGTTTGTTTCAATGCCTACCAATTTGTTTCTAGGTACAGTTCCCAGTTCTTTACTGAGTGCTCTATCGATTAAATCCAAAATATAACTTTTGGATTTGTGTAAATCTAAAGCGCAATGATCATCCATAGCGCGGGTTGTCGGTTTAGACCTTTTAGCCAATATACTATTGCAAGAATCGCGATTTCTAAGGCCCGATTGCtcttgttttctttgttgaAGTGGAGAATACTTGCGAGTCAAAGAGTCATCGTTGATATTTTCTGCCTAAAAATTCTGGACTATAATGGATATCACTTTTTTTGAGTTTGCATTTAACCAACATCCTTAGAATTAGAGGTAGAAGACTCTTTTTTGCTGCTACTTTTGCAGCATTGCTGCTCCTCTGCGTGATCCACTAAATTGTCGCAGTTTTGCAATCGATCAGGTAACTTATCCATACTCATATTCATTTTTGGTGCCAATTTCTTAGATTCCTCCTGCTCCTGAGTCATTTGCACTAAAGAAGACGCCTTCAAAatggagatttaaaaaaatcactaggAGTTAAATACGGAGTGCTTTGAGAAGTTCTTACCCTTACCTTTGGATTCCAAGATTTGAGAATCTCCTCGACATTCACATCCTGATCATCCGGAATAGCGATATTATTCTCGAAATTATCCAAGAGGGTTTTTGATGGTTTGCTCTTTAGATGCTGGAATTGGTGTTTGTCGGATATGTGCAGTAATACATCAAGGTTTTTCGCACGCttttaagaaacaatttttttcatttacctGATTAGTTTCGCTTTTCTTTCTGGTCAGTCCATATTCAGGAAACGTGTCTAAAaggataaagaaaaattggaaacgttaaaaatacCTGTTGAGGACATACAACATGAAAGACattttttggaagaaaaaagggaggaaaaaacatattttatgcaatttttggAACTCTTTTCATAGAGTTCTGGACAGTTTCATATAACTTACACGACTTCTCCCGTATTTCTTTATCAGGCCCTCGATCAACCAAAAGTCCATACTCTTCTTTGTATGGGACACTTGCATTTGCAATAATAGAATCTGCTACTTCACAACAAAGTTCCTTTTGGTTATCCATAACGTGGATAGTCCTTGCAGACTCTTTAGGAAAtaagttattgaaaaaattgggaTTTCTGGGTTCTGAAGCTGAGGGCCCATCTTTCTTATGTAAATTTGGAGGATACTTGCGGGCTAGGGAATCATAGGTAAAACTTTTGGCCTGAAAGTAGTGGAAAATTATgcatttcattgtttttttaaattttagatttgacTAACATTCTTTGGattagaaatagaaaatttcattttgctGCCACTTTTACAGGATTCTTTCTCATCTGAGTGATTTCCTAGACCATCGCACTTTCGCAATCGATCCATTAATTTATCCAGactcattttcatttttggtgCTAATGCCCTAGATTTGAGCTGCTGGTGCCTCATTTTTACTGAAGAAGGCACCTTCAAAatagagatttaaaaaaagtcaatagGAGTTAAATCCGGATTTCCTACAGGCCATTACATCTTCTAACTCTCTTTGGAGGGTTCTTACccttatttttagtttcaaaaatttagaaatctcCTTGATATCCACATTCCGGCTATTCTGGAAAGCCATATCTGTCTCAAAATTATCCATGAAAATGTCCAGGTCTTCTATGGTAATATCGCCCTTTACATCGCCCTCGGAGTTCATTTTATGGGCCGAAAACGACTCACCATTGTAACTAGATTGGCGATAGAAGGAGTCTGTTGATATTCTGTTTGGATGCTGGAATTGCTAATTgtgcaaaattaattaatatctcCGGAACTATTCCAGTTATTTCACGCAGCATTGCGTCaaggttaaaaatattaaaggaaaatcgATTTACTTCATGAGTTTTGCTTTTTCGTCTGGTCAAAAAGGAGTCCGGCTGAGCGTCCACAGGCAGGAACAACACTGACGGCCTTTTCTTCACGTTTGCAGAAGAATTTTTACTCACATATCTGAAAGCCAAAGCAAACTGTTGGAGTAAGTTTCATGCACCCCAATTCCACTTTAGATAATGCACTGATGTTTGACTAATTAAATCCCTGCTTTGATCCTGCCAAAATGCTGTATTTGGCCATTAGCCTGGCCATTAAGGGTAACTTAATGGGATTTTCGGTATTTAGATATTTGTTAGTATTTAATAACTTCTGTGTTTTTGGGAGTATAGACTGTGATGTGCAGtcgttttttgttttgctGAACATTcgatgaaaattaatattcgatGCGGATTGAACTTTAACGAGTTTCATCAGGATTGAAAGGattgtttttctattaaaactgTAATATGAATGATTTTTGGTAGTACGCTCGATTTCAGTACTTtataaaaacgtaaaaaatatttagcggACTTTTTTGAATGTCTTGGAAACCCTGATCAAAGTTTATTAGAGCTAGATTTGCATTTACTCCGGCTCTCATTGACTCAACTCtaaaaacactctgtataatatgaatatCCTATTTAAAAGTCCTCtccttatttttttccttccctTACTAAACTTACTTGTGCATTTTTGGAGTAACCAAATTCTTCCTTCCTTCAAATCCGTCTTTATTTACCACCCTTCCAAATTCGCCATCTTCGTGCTTTTGATGCAACACCCACCTATTTTGGTGAACCCCCCAGGTGTGTCCCCCCCCttcgtattttttataataatcttCGCAAACGTCTTGCTCAAGTCCGCAGAGAATGGAATTTTGGGGGTGAGTAGACGCAGTCTGTTCAGAGAAAGTGTTCGCATGTCGGAATTGGCATAAGGGCGATTTGGATCTGGTGGTTACGAGGTGGTTCCTTAATTGGTGACTAGTGGGGTTCTGCTCGTACGAAAGGCGGGTAGTGGGGTGACTGCAGGAGTgcctacagggtgttaagGAAAGTGTATTGTTAATCTCCACGggaggaaatttatttgatgtgatttttcaaaattcgatgaTATCTTGTTTGAATATGCGACGGATACAGGGCGTCCTATCTTCATGTGGTTACTACAGGTACTTTCGTTATTATTGGAGATACAACAAAGGTTAAATGGGGAAATTTTTTGACAATTGCATGTACAGTAGTGGTCATAATTATGGcaacttttaaacattttaaataaaatgtatctattcgGCTAAATCcaatatatgtttttatattatttatcttccacAACCGTTGGTGTTTAAAATGCATCCAAATGAAATAGCAACAATTCCTATAAGAAActattaaaacatatttttgcaataccggacaaaaatatagcaactcttggaattttcaaatttcacttGATTAACAGACTTGTGTGTTTAAAGACgttttatattctaaattaaatcgacgattttcatTATGAGTCGAGGTAACACAATCTCGTTAGagatcaggaaaattatcattgagcGGTGTAAAAGTGGCGAACGGCAATGCGAAATTGTAAAGAGTTTGGGTGTGCATAAGTCAATTGTATctcgaattatttacaaattcatacaaacaggaagtgaagcagctgtaaaaaattcaggactcacaaggaaaactacaaaaagaactgataaatggataattcgaatttgtcaaaaagatccatttctatcatccactcatataaaatcacatttagaggAAACGGGCCTAGCTCATATCAGTTCCAAGATCATAAGAAGATTAgtggaaaatggattatttggTTGGCGACCAGCGAAAAAACTATTGCTGTCTGAGAAGAACGTGAAAGCCCGACTTCAGTTTGCGAAGAATAATCAACACTGGACATCTGACCAgtggaaattggtagttttcatcgatgagtccaaatttaacttatttaaaagtgatGACCCATCATACGTTAGACGACCCAAAGGCGCAaggttgcaaaaaaagtttgttttaccaaccgtaaaacatggaggaggttcgattatggttcggggttgtttctctggttTTGTTATGGGTTCGCTTCACAAAATAGAAAGTCGCATGGATCGGTTCATGTACCGAGATATCCTCAGGAATCATTTACAACCATATCTTGAAGAGAGAACTAAGAAGCATTTTCTAACGAgataacgaccccaaacataaatcgaaacttgtttcAGAATGGTTTAGAGGGGAAAGGATAGAAGTTCTTGCTTGGCCGtcgcaatctcccgatctcaatcccatagaaaatttgtgggaatatgtggataataaaattcggaataatacatattccaatttacaggatttacttcaggcacttcaagaagcctggaagagtactgataacaattacatcaacaatttaataaattcaacgCCTCGAAGATGCGCAGAAGTTATTCAGCAGCGAGGGCATTAtgcaaaatgttaattattgaacaattcttttgtaatttgttgaagttttattactctttataattattttagaaaagttgctatatttttgtccaggtcgaaatgaatatattttttatttttttatacaaattattattgttatatacttctatcattcaacaataattgtagaatcatattttcaaaacctattttgaatGTGGGCCGTTaagtctaaattatttgaaattttaaaaagttgctataattttgaccactCCTGTGCATCTCAATTCGACGTTAAAAAACAGctttgaacatttttgctttCACTCCCTAGACGTTAAATCCGGAGTGCTTACAACTCGTGAAGGGAAGAAATGTCTGCAGGTTCACTGACCATCGGAATTTTAGTGTGATACTGTTTGAGAGAACTGTGAAAAGCGGTCTTTTCACACTCATATCAATGTGTAAATTCGATTTCGCCCGGAACGCCACTCGTTCAAAATATAACACGTTTAACCTAAGATTGTTCGAGGCGCGAGAGGGAAACGGTCGTAATAAGCGATATTGAAGTGTTTAGGTagtaaaataatgatttacATATTAGCGCACTGTTAATTGACGAGGgttttaattatgtttatttgtcGAGTTAATAAAAAGCATATAACTGTTCCACAAAAAGATAGCTCCACCCAtgttttttggtaatttacgAAAGTGTTTAGACTTTCcataagtttttctttaaaatcgtGTTTGTTGGCCAAAAATATTACTCTCTGCAAAAAATCATTCACATCCGCTTCCTTATACTGTAGTATAGTATACTAAACCGAAAATCGGCTTCCACAAAATGATAGCTCCACttcaaaaacaacaatttatttacagctttccaagaaaataacaGCATTGACCGCCATTCTGCTGAATTACTTGAAATAAACGTTTATCCATAGATTCTACAAGTCGAACAAGAAGATTATTACCCTGATTTTCCcattcaagaaaaattgaatgctTAAGCTCCTGAATGGTACTATATTTCCGATTATTTGCGGAAACACTGTGTACGAGTATCGCCCAAACGTTTTCCATTACGTTTAAATCCGGCGAACGAGAAGGCCAGTCGACCAGCGGCAATTGCGCTCCATTAAACCAAGCTTTCGATGATCGCGAGACGTGAATTGGTGCATTGTCTCGTTGATATTGGAACGGAATACCACCATTTGCCTCGAGATAAGGCAAAAGACAGGCGTCCAGCAGTTCTTGATATTTTCCGAATTCATCTTAGTGGATGGAAACGTTAAACGCACTTCGCCATGCACGCTGAACGCTGCCCACACCATCAATGTGCCACCACCAAAGTTTCTTCGTGAAAAAATTCGAGGTTCTTTCCTCGAATCTTTCCAATACGAGTTATATCCATCAGGGCCATCCAGATTCCATTTTTTCTCGTCAGACCAAATAAACTACATGGAAGGTGGTGAATAACTACATAACATTGCTgctaatattgaaaatttacatttgtaAAATCAGTACGGACATTAGCAGGAGCAAATGCGAGACGTTGAATCTTGTGAACATCAGATAACTCTGGTGCTTTGAGCATTTTCGGATGTTTAATGAAACCACACTCACGAATTGTACGCCTGACCGTTTCAATTGATACATTAAGGTCCTGGTCTTTTTTGATGGTACTACATGAGACAGTTGCGTTtgaagatgcattaatgatgcgTCTTGTCTGACGGACAGTCAACTTTTTCGGTCGCCCTGGGGATTTTTTCGTACCGTAAGCGGTTGGATcctttaaaaaagaattaataacTCGATGATTACGTCCCATTTCACGAGCGACCCAACGATTCGAACGTCCATAACGATGATGAGTTAAAATTTCTGTTCTTTCCACCTCAGTTGAAGGTCGACCACATCCCTTTGTAACAAATACTGAACAAAACTAAGCACGATCTTCCAGAGTAATGTTCTTACGCAGCAAAAAATCAATGTGAACAAATACACATTGATAAACGCCAAAAACTAAAGTGGAGCTATCATTTTGTGGAAGCCGATTTTCGGTTTAGTATACTATACTATAGTATAAGGAAACGGATGTGAATGAGAGGCCAGGAAGAGGGGACTCAACCTGGACCGAAACATGATCGGGCGTGAATTGGTGGAGACAGAGGAGATGTGGATGGCATTTGAAAGAATGGTGGGAAAGATCATGTGGGATAAGAGTGTgtgtgagagagagagagaacgGAAATCGGGAAGAGCGCGGGAGTAGCGAGCAACCTCGGCGGCGCATAGTCCGCGAGGAGAGAGGAAAGGGCCCTGAAGGAATGCCGAAAGGTGATACCGGggcgaagaggggaggtggttttagtgggtaggcgggcgacataatggtcggtcgaatcccacgCTACCTGGCTGCACGTCGAAGCcaggtgtcttaagaagattcccacctcctcgcacaaaaaaaaaaaaaaaaaaaagctgatgtgaatgattttttgcaaaaagtaatatttttagcCAACAAACacgattttaaagaaaaacttaaggAAAGTCTAATCAATTTcgtaaattaccaaaaaacaTAGGTGGAGCTGTCTTTTCGTGGAACAGTGTACGTTGAAGCGGAGTACTCTGAAATCATCCGAACCCTGAAATCGCGATAATATCTTGATCCGTGCGTGGCAAAGCCTCAAAACGTCCGATTTTTTCTCACATTtcggagatttttttaaatcttcgaCTCCGAATGAAAcccaaaaatttacattttttattcatcgtAAATAGCCGTGCATCGAACCCATAGAATTTATACCCTTTTTATTGATTGAGATCCttgtttttgtatatttcaGCATTTTCCCTTTAGATAAAGTATCAGGGACCTTAATATATTAATTCTGAACGTtacgactttttttttttaagttgattataatttcaaaacttcagTCATTTCCAGCACCAGGTGTCGCTTAATGGAAGGgaaaattttgtgttaaagTGCGTAAAACGAAGGCCTTCCGCACGCAAGCATAcacatttaattataattttagtaTTCGCCACAGATGTGTGCCGCAAAGCGTatgaaattacattattttggtCCAGACTGGTTGGCTTGAAACATATAAAAACGTTACTTAAAAAGAATAAgttagttaataaaaaaaagtcattaaaaatgGTGACAAATGGGGCCTCAGCACggacagggtgtcccaaattgGGTCTACATGTATCTTGAGGGTTGTAAGAGCCAGGAAAACGGTTGGATGGGAAAAGTTTGAGGGGACTTAATGGCCACTTCGATGCCACTTTGaaatcaatttgaaatttttccgtttttctgTTGCCTTGAAAAACCCAAAAACTGGTGTTGAGTGGAAAAACGATTGCAAATTTCCGAgttcgaaatattttcaaatctgTAAAAATATCGAGATTTGGAGAAAATGCAACTAATTCGAGGATTTTGTAAATGATCCTCTCAGCTGTTCACCTAAATCTCCAGGATCATGTTATTTTTGGCGGTCAGGTTGCGTTTTCCCAGAAGATTTCTTTCCAACATTTCGCCCCAAGAAGTACATATCCTTCAGGTGTTCCAATTTGGATGTACAAatgaacaataaattatggaaaaaataaagtaaaattccATAATTTACCCTATTTATAGCATAATTTATGATGTAATTGAAAATCCAAGTAGGAAATGGGGGGAGGCATATAACGTACTTGTTACGGCTAAATcatgtgcatttttaattacttttgcGTAAAGCTGGAAAACGATGATggatatggaaaaaatataaaagatgACAAAAGTTCGAGATTTTCATTGACGTactataaag encodes:
- the LOC136345218 gene encoding uncharacterized protein isoform X3, with protein sequence MHVATRHSCSHPTTRLSYEQNPTSHQLRNHLVTTRSKSPLCQFRHANTFSEQTASTHPQNSILCGLEQDVCEDYYKKYEGGGHTWGVHQNRWVLHQKHEDGEFGRVVNKDGFEGRKNLVTPKMHKYVSKNSSANVKKRPSVLFLPVDAQPDSFLTRRKSKTHEQFQHPNRISTDSFYRQSSYNGESFSAHKMNSEGDVKGDITIEDLDIFMDNFETDMAFQNSRNVDIKEISKFLKLKIRVPSSVKMRHQQLKSRALAPKMKMSLDKLMDRLRKCDGLGNHSDEKESCKSGSKMKFSISNPKNAKSFTYDSLARKYPPNLHKKDGPSASEPRNPNFFNNLFPKESARTIHVMDNQKELCCEVADSIIANASVPYKEEYGLLVDRGPDKEIREKSYTFPEYGLTRKKSETNQHLKSKPSKTLLDNFENNIAIPDDQDVNVEEILKSWNPKVRASSLVQMTQEQEESKKLAPKMNMSMDKLPDRLQNCDNLVDHAEEQQCCKSSSKKESSTSNSKDAENINDDSLTRKYSPLQQRKQEQSGLRNRDSCNSILAKRSKPTTRAMDDHCALDLHKSKSYILDLIDRALSKELGTVPRNKLFCHDMTPSKAIATIALHQRTNVELTDSLIANATASDNQKYGSLVKRASDNEIWEQPSDETYIRQLKQLRWDHILHIQNEAKELADLEEFLEKYNETHQ
- the LOC136345218 gene encoding uncharacterized protein isoform X1, producing the protein MNQCARNYLQNRYYDYYEGENDKFHQADYCEDMSVQRIRRYPEEIQDVETTCPTYPRYYEPVSATEGSVRGRRGPNMHVATRHSCSHPTTRLSYEQNPTSHQLRNHLVTTRSKSPLCQFRHANTFSEQTASTHPQNSILCGLEQDVCEDYYKKYEGGGHTWGVHQNRWVLHQKHEDGEFGRVVNKDGFEGRKNLVTPKMHKYVSKNSSANVKKRPSVLFLPVDAQPDSFLTRRKSKTHEQFQHPNRISTDSFYRQSSYNGESFSAHKMNSEGDVKGDITIEDLDIFMDNFETDMAFQNSRNVDIKEISKFLKLKIRVPSSVKMRHQQLKSRALAPKMKMSLDKLMDRLRKCDGLGNHSDEKESCKSGSKMKFSISNPKNAKSFTYDSLARKYPPNLHKKDGPSASEPRNPNFFNNLFPKESARTIHVMDNQKELCCEVADSIIANASVPYKEEYGLLVDRGPDKEIREKSYTFPEYGLTRKKSETNQHLKSKPSKTLLDNFENNIAIPDDQDVNVEEILKSWNPKVRASSLVQMTQEQEESKKLAPKMNMSMDKLPDRLQNCDNLVDHAEEQQCCKSSSKKESSTSNSKDAENINDDSLTRKYSPLQQRKQEQSGLRNRDSCNSILAKRSKPTTRAMDDHCALDLHKSKSYILDLIDRALSKELGTVPRNKLFCHDMTPSKAIATIALHQRTNVELTDSLIANATASDNQKYGSLVKRASDNEIWEQPSDETYIRQLKQLRWDHILHIQNEAKELADLEEFLEKYNETHQ
- the LOC136345218 gene encoding uncharacterized protein isoform X2; the encoded protein is MNQCARNYLQNRYYDYYEGENDKFHQADYCEDMSVQRIRRYPEEIQDVETTCPTYPRYYEPVSATEGSVRGRRGPNMHVATRHSCSHPTTRLSYEQNPTSHQLRNHLVTTRSKSPLCQFRHANTFSEQTASTHPQNSILCGLEQDVCEDYYKKYEGGGHTWGVHQNRWVLHQKHEDGEFGRVVNKDGFEGRKNLVTPKMHKYVSKNSSANVKKRPSVLFLPVDAQPDSFLTRRKSKTHEQFQHPNRISTDSFYRQSSYNGESFSAHKMNSEGDVKGDITIEDLDIFMDNFETDMAFQNSRNVDIKEISKFLKLKIRVPSSVKMRHQQLKSRALAPKMKMSLDKLMDRLRKCDGLGNHSDEKESCKSGSKMKFSISNPKNAKSFTYDSLARKYPPNLHKKDGPSASEPRNPNFFNNLFPKESARTIHVMDNQKELCCEVADSIIANASVPYKEEYGLLVDRGPDKEIREKSYTFPEYGLTRKKSETNQHLKSKPSKTLLDNFENNIAIPDDQDVNVEEILKSWNPKASSLVQMTQEQEESKKLAPKMNMSMDKLPDRLQNCDNLVDHAEEQQCCKSSSKKESSTSNSKDAENINDDSLTRKYSPLQQRKQEQSGLRNRDSCNSILAKRSKPTTRAMDDHCALDLHKSKSYILDLIDRALSKELGTVPRNKLFCHDMTPSKAIATIALHQRTNVELTDSLIANATASDNQKYGSLVKRASDNEIWEQPSDETYIRQLKQLRWDHILHIQNEAKELADLEEFLEKYNETHQ
- the LOC136345218 gene encoding uncharacterized protein isoform X4 yields the protein MNQCARNYLQNRYYDYYEGENDKFHQADYCEDMSVQRIRRYPEEIQDVETTCPTYPRYYEPVSATEGSVRGRRGPNMHVATRYVSKNSSANVKKRPSVLFLPVDAQPDSFLTRRKSKTHEQFQHPNRISTDSFYRQSSYNGESFSAHKMNSEGDVKGDITIEDLDIFMDNFETDMAFQNSRNVDIKEISKFLKLKIRVPSSVKMRHQQLKSRALAPKMKMSLDKLMDRLRKCDGLGNHSDEKESCKSGSKMKFSISNPKNAKSFTYDSLARKYPPNLHKKDGPSASEPRNPNFFNNLFPKESARTIHVMDNQKELCCEVADSIIANASVPYKEEYGLLVDRGPDKEIREKSYTFPEYGLTRKKSETNQHLKSKPSKTLLDNFENNIAIPDDQDVNVEEILKSWNPKVRASSLVQMTQEQEESKKLAPKMNMSMDKLPDRLQNCDNLVDHAEEQQCCKSSSKKESSTSNSKDAENINDDSLTRKYSPLQQRKQEQSGLRNRDSCNSILAKRSKPTTRAMDDHCALDLHKSKSYILDLIDRALSKELGTVPRNKLFCHDMTPSKAIATIALHQRTNVELTDSLIANATASDNQKYGSLVKRASDNEIWEQPSDETYIRQLKQLRWDHILHIQNEAKELADLEEFLEKYNETHQ